In Mus caroli unplaced genomic scaffold, CAROLI_EIJ_v1.1 scaffold_18719_1, whole genome shotgun sequence, the genomic stretch GTTTACATAACTGCCTGCCCTTGGACCAGTGGGGCTGTGTCTACCATGTAGGCCCCTGCTCATAATGAGTTCTCTCTCACATAAGATCCTACCCATCATAGCCCCTGACTTTCCTAAGCACTAACCTCTGCATCTCCTTCCTTCTGCAGAGAGCCTTCTAGAAAGAGTATCTTAACACTAGCAGACAACACACCCTCACTTCCTTCTACCTCTTCATCCCTATGGATGAGAATATGttggccaatctgatggagacattttctcaattgaggttcttctTCCAAGACAAAAatccaaccaaataaacaaaaccccttCCCAGGACACCGCATTCGTTCTCTGATGTGTTCACCAAgccctctcccacacacacagcttgtttcTTTGAGTTACTCAAGTTTTATGGGAATGGCCTGGCTGTTGTTCTTGGTCAGGTCAGAGTCAGGGTCAACTCCAGTCCTGAAGATACTGTCTGTCCCTCAAGGGTTCTTCCTGATCCCTGTCCCCTAAATAGACCTTGACCCCTATGGCAGAGATGCCTCAGGCACAGCACATATTTTCTAGAAGATTCTCCAAGCCTCTCTACACAGCTATGGAAGaccagagaggagacagagtgtATAGGTACACCCTGTTCTGACACTAGGCAAAATCCACGGCAGGAGGTCCTTGTTTGGAAGAGGCCAGCGCCTATGGATGGCTGCAGCTCGATGGAAATGTGGAGGGCATATACCTGGCTCACGTTTCTgatgggaaaaaaggaaagaaagaaaaaaagaagaaaagaaatctatgGGTGGAAACTTAGAGATTTGTGTTCATGTGTCAGAAAGTGGATTAGCTAACACAGAGTTGTTTTCCCTTCAAAATACTTACCTCTAATTatttgtgcccctcccccacttccctttctccctcttgctctggctcCCTCTCGCTCCGGGCCCTGCTCTCTTGGGCCCCATTCACTCCAACCCCATaggttctttatttgtttctcattacagatggttgtgagccacaatgtggttgttgggatttgaactcaggacctccagaagagcagtcagtactcttaaccgctgagccatctcaccagccctcatccTTCCCTTTGATTCTGGGTCCCTCTGCATATTGTGTTTGTGGATGATATATGAGCTCTCCTTCCGCATCAAGTCAGAGGCAGTGGAACAGAAAGGGGAGAGCCTAGGCTTAATTTCAGGGACACTGGCCAGCAAAACTGGGACAAGACCTGAGAACGGTCTTCCCATGGAAGAGGGGGAGTTGCTGATGCTGACAGATGTGTAGCTCTGCATCCCACCTGCCCATCCAGAGACAACAGAAGTCAAACCAAGAGGTGACgaaggaaaaacaaatttaattagaAGGATCCAGTAGGGGTACAGAGAATTCATGACCCACAAGGCATGTTCCAGGTCCTTCTGTGACTTACAGCAGGCAGAGGGCTGAGAGGCCATTAGCAGTAAGGACCATGAAGCCAGGCAGTAACAACTCAATGTACCTATGTCTTCTCTCACTGGCTTTTCCAGGCTGTTCCTTTAAGAGCGGGACGGCAGGTGGCCCCTCACTATTACATGAGTCCCATTCACAGCACTTTATATATAGGAAGGGCGTGGGTTTTTCTAACAAAAACCCCTCAGAAGTTCCTTGAGAAGGAGGGCTAGGCAAGCTGACTACGGGTGTTGAACACCTTCGGGTGCACTGTTTCGACACATAGAAGAAACGTTCGAATATTCctaatgggaaagaaagagaaagagaaattatgaGTTCAAAACCCCAATATCAGAGCCTCTCGGGATTAACTGTACCCATTGGGGGTTTTGTCAAATGAGAGCACCAGTCAGAGAGCAGGGCCAAGCTGCCTCAGGGTGGACTGTGTGGTCCTCCACATGCTATAAGGATTTGGAGCTCTATTTACAAACACAGGATTCTTGATCTTCTTAAACACAAAGCTGGCTCAAGTGACTGAAACAGACAGAAGCCTACGGTGAGGGCTTCTGGCCATCCTGGCTTAGCTGCAGGTGGGAGGCTAGACTTCAAACCTCACCTTGCATTGCACAAGATAGTTTGTTTTCCCCGTCTACTGCTTTACCATCCTACAAACTtcccagaactcagagagataggggtggtgtgtgtgtgtgtgtgtgtgtgtgtgtgtgtgagtgtggtggtgGGGAGCTGAATTTGAATGCACAAGTGCTGATAAAGCCGCTGTAGATAGAACATTATGGGTTCTCAGGATCCGCATAAAGAAACTCTTGTATCCAATATTTCAGTAGTGAATCCTGAGGGGCTGAGTCAGTCTCCAAGCATCAAAGCAATAGCCTCTTCTCCAAGAATAGACATTAAGCGGTAATTCTTACCCCTGTTAAGTCCTTCATAAAACCTACCTGGATGCTATTCTCAGTAAGGCATTTGACATCATTACAGGgtcactattttttaaataaaaatagatgaagaTAAAGCTGCACCACTCTCCTGGCATTTTTTAATACATTTGACCAACTTCTGCTATTGCACCTCTGCCTGGCTCATGCTACCTAGTGCTGAGGCCTACACTTGCTTCTCGGAGCTTTCCTCTCAtgtagtttatttgtttgtttgtttgtttgtctgtttctctggggggttttgtttttttaaagatttatttattattatatgtaagtactctgtagctatcttcagacacaccagaagagggcatcaaatctcattatagatggttgtgagccaccatgtggttgctgggatttgaactcaggacctctgaaagatcagtcagtgctcttaatctctgagccatctctctagcccctgtttctctgtttttttaaagGTCACCTTTGATTGGACAGCTCCTATTCCTAAAAGTGTTTCTTGTTCTGCCCACAGGACCCAAGGAAGAACCCAGAATGAACCAACACTTACGTGTGACAACCAACAAACAGAATTTCTTTTCTCCAGGGCACTGGGATGGATTCGAGCAGGCATAGCTGTTCTCCGCCTCACACACATGGCAGGTGATCGCTGTGAGCCCATGAGTGGAACattagagaggaaagaagagaaaatgagaccACTGTCCATCCTGCAGTACTAAACCTATCATCCTGTTCCATGTGGCCACCAAGTCCAGTGAGtccccactctccccatacccacagtctgtgcatgctgcctggcCTTGGCGCCTCTGTCTGGAGGCTCCCTCTCTTTTCCATTGGGTGTTTCATTTTTGGACAGTGTTTCACATCTGGAAACACTGCATGAACCCAAATTCTCAAGCAGACACTCTGGGACCAAGATGCCAAAAGACATCCATTCTCACACCACCCTTTACTTTCAACCCCAGGGTTCCGCAgccaccctccctccttctccactCTGCCTGTTTCCGGGTCTCATCTTAGCTGGGCAATAGAATCTCTCCTGGGTGAGGATTAGGGCAGGGCAGCTTCCAGTTTTGGGGAAGGCAATAAGGGCACCCTCTCCCACGAATTGCCCATCCCCAGACATGTTAAAGCTCCAAGGCCAGGGTGGTCTTGGTTTTCTATGACTTCTTCACAAGAAGGAAGGTCGATGGGAGAGACAGACCAAGAGCCTCTGGGAATGAGCAAGCCATGCTTGCCCCTAGAGGAAACTCCAAATCAGAAGcacacccaccccatcccatccccaatGTCCAGCTATAGCTTCATGACCTTGGATCTCACATTCCTGGACTTTAGTGTACCTTACCACAATGGACTCTCTCTGGGGCCCCTAACCTTCGCCATATTGTAATCTTCTAGGGGCTCTGGGATCAGTACTTACCGTTACTCTGCACCAACTGTAAGCCCAGAACTACGAGCAAGGTCACTAGGAACGCCATCTCCAGAGGATGCCTGGTCCTGCTGAGGAAAGGAGCGAGTGGCTAGCTCTGTTCACTCAAGTCCCCAGTCCCGCGTGGCACCGAACGCTCCCTCTCCTGGTCTGGatgccagccccaccccccacctcgcCGCTGCCCCCGGCCTCCCTATCTCCATGTTCCGCTGACTTCCAAGCCCTCACACCGTGGAGAATCTTTCTCACACTTTCTACCCCAGATAGTCGATGTTCTGGACCGCTTGCGGGCCCTTGAAATGAACGGTTAATTTGCTGGCAATCCTCAACCACACTCACTTCCTCAGCAGCCCGTGCCTCCGCGTGTCCACGGGTCCCTGCGTCTGACTGGCGAAGTCGGAGACTCAGCTAGTTCGGGGTCGCTCTTCCCACACTGCCCCCTACAGGGTGCCGTTGGTGCTCTTTCTGGAACCTTCCGGCTCCCGCAGCCTCCGCGTCTCATTGAGGTCCGCCCAGGGAGGACGGAGGGCTCAGAGTCTGAACAGCGCCCTCTGCCTGACCCCACGATAGTTACTCACGTCTTAGCAAGAACCTTCTTCCTGGCAGCCAGACACCAGACAGCCCCACTCTGACAAGATGTGGTGCCAGAGCCTGACTGTGTTCAGATTAGTTCCGTGAACGAACACAACATGCACAAGCTACTAGATCGACGGGTTTACGGGAACACAGCTTCTTCAGACTGGCACAGGAAGCGCGTCTGCAGATTTTTTTTCGTTGAGCTGTCCCATAGAGAACTCCAGCCAAACACGTTCCCATTTCTCTTGCTTCCTTTTGACCCTGCTTTCTCCCCACGGTCCTgtgataatgtttttattttccacagTTGCATGAATTCCCTAGCCAGAATTTAGCACAGCATGTTTAAACAGTCTCCGTTAAGATAGGAAATAAGTTTTTTGGCAGAATTTTTGTTATAGGCAGTACTGTATTGTCTAGAATGTCACTCTCAGTGTATGTACAAGGGCAGCTTCCCACCAGTGAGGTGGAAAGTCAAAGGGTTAGATGTATTTGCAACTTAGACCACTATGCCCAAGTTGCTGCATAGATCAGTGGATAACTTTGTCCTTATGATAAACATAGGTAATAATATGTACactatttgtttttaagtaaacaGCATTCTTATCTATTGTCTGGAGTCTATCTTATCAGTGCAAATAGGATCCTCGTATATTTTTTAGTCTGCATTTTTAATGAACTGGGCTGAACAAGTATCTTATTTCTATTGTCTGTGGTCCATTTTCCTATTGCTCTCTTCATGGTGAgattagtttgtttttgttgttggtggtgatgatggtgatgatgatgatgatgatgaaaatgcACCTTTTCCCATTTTCCATTTGCTGCAAGTACTTTTAACAAGTAGAGTGTGTATTTTGTACTGTGTGTCCCACCCTCCTTGGGCAACTCTAACTAAATGCTAGAGAAGAAGTGTACAAACAACAGAGATTTATGCCTTGCAGCCATGGAGGCTGGAAATCTCCAAGATCAAGGTGCCAAGAGTCTATATGTCTAATGAGGACTTGTTGTTTTTTAGATGGTACCGTCTAGGTTTGAttacatggtagaaagaaggaagggttgAACTTACACTCAGCAAAACCATGCCCAAGAGGAAGGAGCCTTCATGGCCTAGCCAGTCCCCAAGGATTTCACCTCTCAGTAACACcacaaagtttctctctctctctctctctctctctctctctctctctctctctctctctctctctctctctctctctctctgtgtgtgtgtgtaatttggaGAAACACCtattgttgtgattataaaaagatagagataTTAAGACATGTTCTTTGGGGGGTTTGGTGAGATgtgggaaggggatgtctcagagggcccatgccaaggcatcccttctccctgagggatCAGCCACACAACAATGGTATAGTATAAATTAGAgattattcagggcatgggaggggagttaagagtgtagtagaggcagagaagggggagagagagagagagagagagagagagagagagagagagagagagagaagaggaagagaagaggaagagaagaggaagagaagaggaagagaagaggaagagaagaggaagaggaagagaagaggaagagaagaggaagagaagagaagagaagagaagagaagagaagagaagagaagagaagagaagagaagagagaagtagaggacgccatgaacacatggagagagggggaagagaaaagcccaagagggcaagagagaagtgagagggaagcaagagtaagagagcgGATGAGGGGGCAAAGCAGcttcttttatagtgggccagacctacctggctgttgccaggtaactgtgggggtagagtttagacagaatgctaacacctaTACTTAAGTCACAGCCAGTGCAGGATATGGATGTCACCATGCTGACCATGAAAAATGGGTCCTGAAAAACATCCCCAGCTTGAATTTGGGATCCAGAGCTGACTGTGAAATTCTCCAGTATCCCCCAAATTAATGTAACCACAAACATTTCTCAAACAATGAGAACTAATCCTCTCTTGTAGATTCCTTCAGTCAACAAGGAACAGAATAAGGTAGACTAACAGGTTCTCAAGCTGcaggttgtgacccctttgggtcaatctgtagcaatgaaaatacatCCTATAGAGGATAGAGAAAGAATCAGAATTGTCTATAAATGTCAAGACTTTTAACCCTCTTCAAGAAGATTTTACAATCTTTCCAAAGAGCACCACTAGCTGGAGACTAATGATGCTGTGGGGATCTTGTGAGGTTACCCCTAAACCATAATACTGGCCCTGCAGCAGAGGATGAGACCCAGCACACATAAAAAAAGCATTAGCTAGGTGATTCTGAAAAagtgtaacataaaaacaaaaacctaggcctttaggcccaggcttcagAATGTGatctttgtgactcaatgctccaaggcatgctaatcataaaacagatagtgacattcctccacccacccacttcctgggtttagagagtgtttgttcaaaaaggGTCACCCTGACTgttgctggaacccgctatgcaaatgtgcaattgttagaggctcatagaaactgtcttgagaaataacccgcACAATTACCAAGTATTATTCCTTGTGACTTCCACTTACTCATGACTCTTAACtgatatttttggtattttccaacaacgccctgccctccccacccccttgagttgtggtttttttccctttaaataccCTCTTCCACAGATACTCGGGCActccacagtcctctacccctgtgtggtgtatgactgtgggccccagagcgtacctggaataaaagtcctcttgaggtttgcatcaagaccgtttcttgtgagtgatttggggtgtcacctgtctttagaacatgggggagtcctcacgttgtgagTCTTTCAATTCCTTCGGGCTTCTAACCCCATCATCTGTAGTGGGTTGGcatgatgctgcttgtattctaatgctaatataGGTTCCTCCTGGTTACCCCAGAGACAAGAGTCCACATGTAGAAGCTATGTGACCCTgaccccaagttatttctgatagGTAAATAAAGGTGCCAACAGCTAATAGCTAGGCTTGGTGTctgagaagaaggtgaagaaggaaggagaagccaccatgggttaggtgagtcataGAAACATGGCTCtaagggctggccaattggagttaagagcaaccCAGATGGATAATAGTAAGTAATAGCACACTGTTATCAATAGAagagtagattctaatagcatagagggtaggtatctgcccagctcttgtgctgttaaGGCTTACTGTAATTATAAAGGTTGTTTGTGCCCTTTGTCCAGGAACTAAATCGTCAAAGGTGGGATAGAAACCTTGGGtcagaattaaaattttctacaacaATCATCTGCATGCAGTTGTCAGTGTGTGCTGTCAGAAGTCTGTTGACAAAttcaggctttttcttttccttttttttttttctttttgtcacctCCCTGAATAGACAAGCAGAAAGATGCAGCAGTAGTTGACTCTGCTTGTAGGTCATCGAGGCCACTTAATTTGACTCTTGTGTGCCAGTCACAGTCATGTGCTTTCAAGCACTTCCAATGCTTTCCATCGTCTGGCAGGTCATAGACATCAGGATTTGAAGCTTCCTCTTGCTCTTGCTTTCATTTAGCCTTGGGTTGTTCTCACTTCCCAGATCTCAGAGAGCACAACTGTGGCATGGAGATGCCAAGCTGTTTCATGATAATTCAACTGAGGGTCATTCAAAAGAATGCTCTGTACTGGTTCTTGGCTCAGGCCCTAGGAGATAGCCTGTGACACACTCTAGCATGTGGCCTACTGAACTTTTTCTTGCCCTGGTAATCCACCTGACAGGAACAAAGATAATTGGAAGAAGCACCAGTGTCTCTCCTTTTGTTTAGCAGACCTTTGAATCAGGTGACCTCCAAGAAATTGGAATGCTCATCAGCAATCTCATGCCAGGggcaagggtgggggtggggtgggaagagaaaaTACTGAAGCCTGGTAAAAATCAAAGAGGAACTTGCCTACAAGAAAAGAGATTTCCCACAGTGCTGACAACTTGTTAGACTATCTTAATGGAGATATAGGGGCCCAGACAATGATGGACAGTGCCATACCTTGACTGGGACTGCGTAGAGAAGCATaactctggcttctacatgaaCCTTAAATTCAGGACCCTGAAGATTGATTGGATAAGGTTAACAGATCTCATTGTCTCTCTGCCCAATGTGGCCATATTAACCAccccatatctatctatctatctatctatctatctatctatctatctatctatctatctatctatctatcatgatCGCGCTAGTTTTTACTATTAATCTAGCTTATCATGGATAGATGGAAGAAACCTGGCTTCTTGGAGTATAATCTGTGATCCCTTAAGCATGGTAAAACTCTTACCAACAGCTGGATACCATGAGAGAAGAAAGGCAACCAGAGGAACAAGTGCAGAGTACCTGCACCAGACTTGGCTTGGACTTGCCTTGGTCCCCAGGGCCGTGAGGAAAGATTCCCTTCCTAGAGTAAAGTTGGGCTGAGCCCAGCCTACAAAGCCACTAAGAGCAGACAGCAGGAGAAAACAGGTACTTTGCTCCTGAGACTGAgacgcccccctccccccaagccgTCTCTGCAGCCTAACACTGAAACATTGTCCTAGAGGACCATGTGCTTTGTAATCACTGAAGCAAATGTGGAGGCTTCCTGCCCTATGTTCCTGACCAGCAGGTCCATTCTAGAGGAGTCAGAAAAGGAGGGTGTTGCGGCTCAATGGGTGGTGGAGCTCCTCCTGATGGTGGTCCTTCCAATGAACTCCAAAGTTGTTCTAGCTACAGGCTTTTCactccaggaaggaagaaaaaaacaagtgaCACTGTGTCTTAGGTCACCAAGCTAAATTGGGCAAGGTGGAACATtcatgggtgtggtggtttgaaagagatGTCTCCCAGTAGTCTCttgcatttgaatacttggttcccagtggGAAGAAccttttgggaaggattaggtaTTGTAGCCTTGTTGGTAGAGGagtgtcactggggctgggcttgagatttcaaaagtcaTGTCACCCTCAGTGtgatttctgctttctgtttgtgattcaAGATGTGAACTCATAGCTGCTGCTCCAGACATCCTGTCACCTGCTGCCTCCACTCTACCATCATGAATTCTAACTCTCTAGAACTGTAAGGACAAAATAAACTCTCTGTAAGTTTCCATAGACATGGTGTTTTATAACAGTAAAGGAAATAATGAATATAGTGGTTTATCCAATTTGTAGGTTTTACCACATGGACCCACATGTACTGTACACCCAGTCTCAATGCCAGCATCCATCCATGTGGACCATTTGCTTTCCCTGGACTCACACAGTCATTGATCCTACACTTGCTTCTAAGGCCAACCACAGGAAGACAGCATCTATCCAGTGGCCAGCTTCTCTATAAGACCACCAGACACTGAATACTCATCCACTGTAGACAGCCCAAAGATGATTTCTAGTTGGCCCTTTCATTGGGAAAAGCATAGAGAGTTGGATGAGTCTCAGCACATCGTCAAATGATTTAGTAGTAGTGTGTCAAGAAGGAATCATTTTTTTGTAAAGTGATTCAGTGTTGGCTTAACAACCGGAGGGTTTACCCAAGAATAAGACATACTTAAGTTTTGGAGAAATCTAAACCCCGGTTTCAAATGTCTATTTTAGTGAAATGAGACAACAAATCTCTTAGTCTTCTAAGTCAATTTTTGTTGtagtagaaaattttaatccTAACTTGGGGTTTCTGCCCCACCTTTGACCATATAGTttttggataaaagacacacacacacacacagcctttatactTACAATAAACCTTAATCAGAACTAGacctgggcagatatctaccctctatgttattagaatttattttctacCGATAagcctgaattattacttactatgttttatcTAGGCTGCTCTAAAGTTCAATTGGCCAGCCCTTGGGGCCATGCTCTCTTGAACTCGCCTAACTCATTGTGGCTTCTCCTCCAtttgccttcttctctctcctcatggttctcctccaaccccaagccCTGGAAttctaaaccccacctatgtatTTTCTGCCTAACTATTAGCTTTTGGtgtctttattcaccaatcagaaagaACTTGAGGGGCAGGGTCACATAGCAACTACATGCAGACTCCAGAGCTTGGGGACCCGCACTTAgtattacaatacatagcaagaccaaacctcaacattttGTAAACATTGTGAAGAGTTCATCAATACTTCAAAAAGGATACCTTGTTATCTCAACAGGGTCAACATTACTTATGTCTCAGTATAAGAGGATTTCAACCCTAGGAATTGGGGCACATTAGTAACCATAAGATAACCGCTTTTTGCAATGTTTTAATGAAAACACCTTTTATGTAAAAATCATCCCACTTCCTAAAGCTCCTTTACAAAAAATACACAGAATACTTAGAATCCTTATATCTCCTCATAAAGAAATGATGACTCATAGTGCATAACAGAAATTAATAATTACAAATATACTGTAAACATAAGttatacttaaaattaattatatgcacattttaatgtctctgtgtgggtttttttccagaaaaaaatctttttctcttaaaatgtgTCTATACTTAGCTTGTAAAGGTGGTTCAGAACttaaaagcactagctgctcttccagaggatccaagttctaGTCCCAGCCCTCACACTGTGGATCACAGACATAGCTCTAGTTTCaaaggatctgataccctcttcagGCTTCCCTGGGCAATATATTGTTATGTATACTGTATTACATTTACAAGGGCATACATGCAaccaaaatacccatacacataaaataaagattttttaaaatgtgtatgacTTGTCAtatcttccattctttctgcccaGCCAATTCCTGCATGTACTGCACCTGAATGAAGACAGGTGGATCTATCCGCTTTTCCTCTCCACCCAGTCTCCTCAGCCCATAAGATCTAGCCTGGTTCCTCATCCAGTGCCCTGGCCTGGTCTGGTCCCCTCTTcttgggcttgggcttgggccaggacacatcccacacacacccctcaacaCATAGGCCCTTCTTGCCCTGCATTTCAGCCTCTCTGAGCAGCCAGATGCTGCTCATCTTACACCAAAATCTAACTGGATGAGTCCTCCTGATCTTCTCCTCCATGTCCACTCCATGACCCCCCAGATTTACTCTCAAAACTCCAGGCTTGGACAAGGGTGCATATTAAACAGCCCTGTGTCTACTTGGCTTCATTTAACCTAAGTTTTACCCAAACTTAAGGCTCAACTTGGTCCACATATCCTGTGTTCTGGCCTAACCCTGTCTGTCCATATCCAACACAGAACTGACAAAAGAAGTTCCCATGTCCAAACTTCatgttaaaaaatacagaaaatatgaaaaatcagAGCAGTATCTTCTCCATAAAACCCACCAGTACTATAGAAATGTTTGCCAATGAGAATAACTTAGATGAAGCCCAAGACacagaatttgaaagagaaatccTAAACACTGTCAAAGATTTCAAGGAGCTttaaagagacacaaagaaacagcTTAATGAACTTAAAGAGAATAAACACTTGGGTGAAtcccaagaaaatacaaacataagACTGATGAAAATGACAAAGACATTACAGGAATTgaaaagattcaacaaagagataaaaagattGAGAAGAGCTCAAACTGAAATGAATATATAGTTTAATATCCTAATAACCCAATAAGGAAACACAAGAGGTAGAGCCTTACAAATAGAATGAATCAATCAGAAGATAGAATATCAGGGGTTAAAGATAAAGGAGGGGATCTAGATAAATGTCATCTAGACACTGCAACCTAGACACTCTGTCTAGCCAATTATTCTTTAAGGCAAGTCTTTTCAT encodes the following:
- the Ly6k gene encoding lymphocyte antigen 6K yields the protein MAFLVTLLVVLGLQLVQSNAITCHVCEAENSYACSNPSQCPGEKKFCLLVVTRIFERFFYVSKQCTRRCSTPVVSLPSPPSQGTSEGFLLEKPTPFLYIKCCEWDSCNSEGPPAVPLLKEQPGKASERRHRYIELLLPGFMVLTANGLSALCLL